The nucleotide sequence GTTCGGAACATGATGAAGTCCAAGGGAGTGAAAAAGGTGCCTGGGTGTAGTGCCATTGAGGTTGATGGCAAGGTGCATGAGTTCTTCGTCGGGAGCAAGTCTCACCCCAGATACAAGGATATCGAGACCATGCTTGCAGGTATGAGCCATAAGCTGAGATTGCAAGGGTACACCGCAAACACAAAAGAGGTATTATTCGATATCGAGGAAGAGGAGAAAGAAGGTGCGATCTCCTTGCACAGTGAGAAGCTTGCCCTCGCCTTCGGTCTTATCACGTTGCCAGAAGGCACGGTGATCAGGATCGTGAAGAACTTGAGAGTGTGCAAGGACTGCCATGATTATACCAAGATGATATCTAAGGTCTTCGACAGGGAGATTGTTATGAGAGATAGGAATAGGTTTCACCATTTCAAGCATGGCGCGTGCTCCTGTAGGGATTACTGGTGATTTTGTTGTGTAACTGTTCCCGTGCAAATTTTGATGATCCATTCGCAATCAATGATTCAAAGGTAGCACTCAGATCCATCTGCGAGAATAAGAGTAGAGATATTTTCCTCCCTGCATCCCGCCACAAACTAATATAGTTCAAAAGGAAAAAGAGTATACAGGATGATCTGTCTGGCAAAGGGCTGACAGGTTTTGAGCGCGTTCCTACACAGGCAAAAGAGGCTGGGAAGAACTTCAACATATATATAGTTCAGGTACCATGGCATATCTTGGTACATCCGGCTTTCATCATGTCTCAAGTAAAGAAGAAAGGGCGGTAAGCTGTGGTGCCACGAGTTTGCCTGAGCAAATGATATGCCAATCAGGGGAATCCAGCGGGAACAAGAAAGCTACACCAGCCAAAATGCCAAACTGGCAGGTGTACAGCCGCAGCTGGCATCCCACGCCAGAGCTTCGTGATCTTCGTCAGGCCAGGCAGCAAAGCAAAGCCATGATACAGGCAGATAGGAAACCAGTATTTTGATAACTGTATTTAGCACTGGTagaggagagaaggagagaagaAGTAATTTAGCAGTTAAATTTCTCGCTAAAGCACCATCAAGGGTCAGTGAACAAAATCTTCACAGAAACAGAGCGCACACCAGTTTGTTCGGCTATATTTATTCATGCACACTTGCTACAAGCAAAAATGCCACACTGGCAAACCGCGTAGTGTATATGCTAAACATAAGGTCAAATATAAGTGATCTATAATAAGATGTATTTGTTCTGAACATTTACATGTAGTATGTCACTGCCCAGTACATCTCCAACATTGACGGCAAACTGGAAGGAGTGGCGAAAAGTGTGCTTGCCATTAGTAACCTGTCAAAAATTGAAGTGAGGCTAGGTTAAAATTCAGCGGAAGAACCAAGACAAACTTAATTTCAGATAACCAAATATGAAAATACGAAGTTGGAACAGTTGAAGCATAGCATGCCATAGTTAGTCAAGGAACGACATAAATTTTGTAGCATAAATACACAAAATCATGAATGATGCCCAGGCTATTGTCAACATGAAGCTGTCAGTTTCTTAGTACTCCTTCCACCCCAAATATAAGGCGCACATTCAATTTGAGGTTAAGTCAATTTGAGGTTAAATCGGACGAATAATTAGACAAAAATTATACTGCCATAGGAGCTCTCGACTCCACTACCCCAACAAAGTGAGCTAGGATCACTTCCTTGTTGTCAAAGAAAAAACAAGAGCTAGGATCACTTCGTGTTTTTGTCATATAAAAGCACGTGTCGTTGGTCTAATGGTCAGATGTAACTGAATCTTGGAATATGTGCACGCCTTACCTTTTCGGATGAAATGAGTAGTAATTAGGGGTAACTAAGGATGGACAGTTCATTTTTCGTTTTAATCGGAAGCATTGAGTATCTTTGCTTTGTACAAGATCTCAAACTGCACAGGCACAACACCATAGTTCATAACTATGACTGATAATTTAAAGAAAAACCCTAAAGCATAATTTGCATTCGATGGCCGATACCTATTAGTATTACAACTCACTTCCTATGTAGCATGAAGCTTTGACAGTAACCTAGTATGTCTCACATTATACTCATAAGATTTCACGGCAGCGTTCAAACCAACACCAGGAATTGTTTCAACCATAAAAGAGAGGACCAACTAGTAAAACTGTTGCTACCTGCTCACGAGGACCAGCCAATCTTCTTCATGACATCCCTGGTTCTCTTCCGGAGCCTCATGAAGACAATGACCATGCAAGCCAGCACCCACGGTGGGAATTTCAGGTTGCCCAGCTTAGTTCCCTTAAGCCACTCGGGCATCTTCCCCTCCTTCAGTAACACCGCAACTACCACTGTCATGGCGCAGACAGTGAGCATCACCTTCGTGATGGGCTTCAGCAAAGGATCCTAAATCACCAAAGAGGCAAACACGGCACATGAAGACTTACTAACTATGAGTAGACCTGGCGGACATCACAGCAGACAAACTGCGCGAAATTTCACAGGGGACTGGGTATCGCGACTTACCTTGGGCTCGCCGTCAAGGAAGATGGTGGAGTCGGCGGCGTAGGGGAGGAGGGAGCGGCCGTTGCGGGGGTTGAATCGGATGGCGACGCCGCGCGCGCGGGAGGCGGCGTCGAAGGCGAAGACGCACTTGAGGCCGTGCTTCTCCAGGATGTCCCCCACCTCCAGCTGGTCCTGCGTGTACCCGCCCAGGGGCGACCGGAACACGGCCACCGGCCCCCGGCCCCGCCGGAAGAGCTGCACCTCCACCTCGGGTGCGGCCGCCGGCTCAGATCCGGGCCTCCCGTTCTGGGCGGAGGCCGGCAACTCCTCGTGGATGCCGTCGTCGGCCGGCGCCGCGGCCTTGTCGGCTTGCTTTTCCATTGgtttgctcgatcgggttcagggGAAGGCGAAAAGGGAATCTGCCAATCTGTGCCTCGCGCTGTAGCCGGGAATTGGGCTGCTTATAGGAGGCAAATCTACGGTTACCAAAAACAAAAATAGGCAAGTTCTAGGCAAATCTCTTTGCCGGGCACCGGGCCAGGCCAAAAAAGGAAGGCCAACACTcggtttttttgttgtttttttagaATTAGAAGGCCAACACTCATGAAACAAAGAGTACCGCAATCAAATCAAGAGGAGTGTCATTTCATATTGTTGGAGAAGTAAGGTGATGTACAAAAATATTCTGTACCGTACAGAAAGGTATTTTGAATGGAGTACACGTGCTAAAAGGGTGGAATTATATGGAGAGTAGGAGATGGAAACACCGGAAAGTAAATTTGGCAAATAGTTGCCCATGAACCGAAAGTCATCTTCTACTCGCAAGCTCGTGATGAACAGTAAAATACAAAAATAttgaaataaaatataaaaaaatctgaTTCTTTTTCCAACTTTGACAGATCT is from Triticum aestivum cultivar Chinese Spring chromosome 3A, IWGSC CS RefSeq v2.1, whole genome shotgun sequence and encodes:
- the LOC123061690 gene encoding uncharacterized protein, translated to MEKQADKAAAPADDGIHEELPASAQNGRPGSEPAAAPEVEVQLFRRGRGPVAVFRSPLGGYTQDQLEVGDILEKHGLKCVFAFDAASRARGVAIRFNPRNGRSLLPYAADSTIFLDGEPKDPLLKPITKVMLTVCAMTVVVAVLLKEGKMPEWLKGTKLGNLKFPPWVLACMVIVFMRLRKRTRDVMKKIGWSS